Genomic segment of Chitinophaga varians:
GCAGCTGATCATCCTGCCACTGGCCATGAACTTCGATGTGAAGCATGTGAACCTCGCGGTGGTGGATAACGATCACAGTACCTGGTCGCAACAGCTGATCAACAAAATAGGAGCTTCAGGTTATTTCCGGATTATAGCGGCGGCGCCTTCTTTCCGTGAGGCGCTGGGATATATTGAAAGGGAACAGGCCGACGTGGTGCTGGAGATTCCGCCGGGATTTGAGCGTAACCTGGTGCGGGAAAACGAACAGCATATAGGCGTGTCCGTTGACGCGATCAATGGCACCAAGGCCGCGCTGGGAGGTAGTTACCTGTTGACCGTTATCGCTGATTTTAACCAGCATGTCCGGTTGAACGAAGGTGGAAAATTTGTTCCCGGCAAAGGCATGAACATCGGTATTACGTATTCCAACTGGTACAACCCTCTGGCCGAATACCGCTTCTACGTGGTGCCTGCGGTGATGGTGCTGTTGCTGACGCTGATCGCCGGTTTTCTCTCTGCGTTGAATATTGTGCGGGAGAAGGAGATGGGAACGATTGAGCAGATCAATGTGACGCCGATAAAAAAATGGCAGTTTATCCTTGGGAAGCTGGTCCCTTTCTGGGTGATGGGACTGGTGGTATTTACGCTGGCGCTCACAGTGGAGCGGGTAGTATACGGTATATGGCCGGTGGGCAGTTTCGCGTTGCTGTACCTGTTTGCCGCGGTGTACCTGGTGGCGTTGCTGGGGTTTGGCCTGCTGGTGTCCACCTATACCGATAGCCAGTTGCAGGCGATGTTTGTGGCTTTCTTTTTTGTGATGATTTTTATGTTGATGAGCGGGCTGTTTACCGCGGTGGACAGTATGCCTGGCTGGGCGCAGGACATCGCTGCGCTGACGCCGGTGACACATTTTGTGAAAGTAGTGCGGATGATTGTGCTCAAAGGCAGCACGTTTGCCGATGTGCAGAAAGAGTTCCTGTACCTCGTGGGTTTTGCGGTAGTGCTCAATAGCTGGGCCATCTGGAATTACCGGAAAACCAGTTAGCCCTGCTGTGTTTTCCA
This window contains:
- a CDS encoding ABC transporter permease, translated to MKVLRFILKKEFRQIFRDKTILAMMLVMPTVQLIILPLAMNFDVKHVNLAVVDNDHSTWSQQLINKIGASGYFRIIAAAPSFREALGYIEREQADVVLEIPPGFERNLVRENEQHIGVSVDAINGTKAALGGSYLLTVIADFNQHVRLNEGGKFVPGKGMNIGITYSNWYNPLAEYRFYVVPAVMVLLLTLIAGFLSALNIVREKEMGTIEQINVTPIKKWQFILGKLVPFWVMGLVVFTLALTVERVVYGIWPVGSFALLYLFAAVYLVALLGFGLLVSTYTDSQLQAMFVAFFFVMIFMLMSGLFTAVDSMPGWAQDIAALTPVTHFVKVVRMIVLKGSTFADVQKEFLYLVGFAVVLNSWAIWNYRKTS